DNA from Salinispora arenicola:
ATCTCCCCGCCGTGGGCGAGCAGCAGGCCGTCGAGTACGTGGTGAGGTACTACGACCACGGCAACACCCCGGCGGTCGCTCCACCCACCGGCGACGTGGCACCGGCGCCCGCCGCGGCGTACGACCTGCTGAACGGCTGAACGGCTGTTGGTGGGGGGTCGCCGCCGTCACCGACCCAGGACCGACCCGCCGTTGACGCCGAGGACCTGCCCCGTGACGTAGCCTGCGGCGGGACCGGCGAGGTAGCGGACCGCCTCGGCGATGTCGTCTGGGGTACCGGCTCGCCCGACCAGCGTGGCCGCGACCCGTCTGGCGTGTCCCTGGGGCGTCATCCGGCCGCCGAAGAACTCGGTGTCCGTGACGTACCCGGGGCTGACCACATTGACCGTGATCTGCTCCGGCCCAAGCTGGGCCGCCAGGTCGTACGCCCAGCCGTGCAACGCGGCCTTCGCCGCGGAGTACGGCCCGCCGCCACCCTGCTGCGCCGCGATCGAGCTGACCAGAATCACTCGGCCGCCGGGGCGCCGCAACGCCGGCCGGAGCGCCTCGGTGAGCAGGACGGCGGTGAGAACGTTCGCGTCGAGATTGGCCCGCCACTGGTGGGCGACTCCGGCCAGGGTGCCGGAATCCCCGCCGCGGTAGCTCCCGGCGTTGTTGATCACCGCGTCGACGGCCCGACCCTCGACCGTCTCGGCCACCCGGGAGACCTGTTCCGGATCGGCCAGGTCCGCCACCACCGCCCGGACCGCGCCGGGTCGGGCAATATCCCAGGAAATCCGGGCCGTGGTAGCCCGCAGCGCCTCCTCCCGCCGGCCCACGACGAGCACATCGAACCCGTCAACGGCCAGCACCCGAGCGATGGCCGCCCCGATCCCGGTACCGCCGCCACTGACCACGGCCAGCCGCTCACCCATACGCTGTCCTCCCTCGCCGGTGTCACCGTCGATCAGGAGGTTAGCGGGGTGTGGCCGCGCCGGGCAGCCACCGGCCATAGGTTAGTCTGGAAAACGCCCGCAGGAGGGCCGGTTCCTGGTCGGCGGTCAGCACCCGGGAGGCCGTTTCCACCCCACCACCACCGGCGAAAAGTGAAGATTGTCGGGTGCATTGGCTGATGCAGCGCCCCGTTCGGCTGGTGCCGATCGGGTTCGGCACGACGATCCTCATCGGCACCCTCGTGCTGATGCTGCCCTGGGCGACAGGCCAGCAGCGGCACACCCCGTTCGTGACCGCCTTCTTCACCGCGGCCTCAGCGGTCTCGGTGACCGGCCTGGCCGTGGTGGACACGCCGAACTACTGGAACGACTTCGGCCTGGTGGTAATCACCGTTCTCACCCAGGTCGGCGGCCTCGGTATCCTGGCTGGCGCCACGCTGATCATCCTGGTGGTGTCCCACCGGCTCGGGCTGCGTAATCGGCTACTCGTGCAGGCCGAGACCGCCGAATTCGGTCTCGGCGACGTCCGTCGGCTGCTGTTTCGGATCGCCGCCATCTCGCTGGCCGTCGAGGCGACCATCGCCGTCATCCTGACCCTACGGCTGTGGGTCAGGTACGACTACGCCTTCGGCGAAGCGCTCTGGGCCGGCGTCTTCCATGCCGTGCAGGCATTCAACAACGGCGGCTTCGCCCTCTACACCGACGGCCTGATCGGCCTGTCCAGTGACGCCTGGCTCATCCTGCCGATGGCGTTCGGGGCGCTCATCGGAGGGCTCGGCTTCCCGGCCCTCTTCGAAGCCATCCGAGGCTGGCGGCACCCAGCCGGCTGGTCGGTCGCCACCAAGCTCACCCTCTGGGGGAGCGCGACCCTGTTGATCGCCGGCTTCCTCGCCCTACTGGCCGCCGAATGGTCCAACCCGTACACCCTCGGTATCCGCCCGTGGCCGGACAAGCTTCTCGCCGCGTTCGCGCAGAACGCGTTCTTCCGTACCGGTGGCTTCAATGTGATCAACATCGAGGCGCTCGGCGAGGAGGGCATCCCGGTGATCATCGCGTTGATGTTCATCGGTGGTGGCAGCGCCAGCACGGCTGGCGGCATCAAGGTCAGCACCTTCTTCCTCCTCGCCTTCGTGATCTGGGCCGAGCTGCGGGGCGAGCCGGACGTCACGGTCCGGCACCGCCGAGTTGCCACCGCCAGTCAACGTCAGGCCGTCACCGTCGCGCTGCTCGGGGTGGCGCTCGTGGTCGCCGGCACGGTCACGTTGATCCTGCTGACCGAGGGAGTCCCGCACCATTTCGCGCTCTTTGAGGTGACATCGGCCTTCAGCACCGCCGGCCTGTCTCTCGGCCTCGCACGCGACCTGCCCGCAAGCGGGCAGATCGTGCTTATCGCCCTGATGTACATCGGCCGTGTCGGGTCACTGACCCTGGGGTCGGCACTCGCGCTGAACACCCGACGGCGGCTGTACCGCTACCCGGAGGAGCAACCTCTTGTCGGCTAGGAGAAACCCGCACAGCGGAGTCATCGTCGTGGGACTCGGACGCTTCGGCTCCCACGTCGCCGACACGCTCGTGCACCTCGAGCACGAGGTACTGGCCATCGACCACGACGCGGAGCGGGTACAGCGGTGGGCCAACCGGATCGACCGGGTGGTGCAGGCCGACGCTACCGAGGAGGGCGCGCTGAGCCAGCTCGGCGCGGCAGACCTCGAACGAGCCGTGGTGGCCATCGGCGCCTCGATGGAGGCCAGCGTACTGTCCGTCCTCGCCCTCGTAGAACTGGGCATACCGCAGATCTGGGCCCGAGCCACCTCGGCGGAGCATGCCAAGATCCTCGCCTCGGTCGGGGCGCACCACGTGATCTTCCCCGAGGCGGAGACCGGCGAACGGCTGGCTCACCTGATCGTCAGCCGGATGCTGGACTTCATCGAGTTCGGTGATGACTTCGCGATCGCCAAGGTCCGCACCCCGGAGAGCCTCACCGGCCGTCCCCTCGCCGAGCTGGCCCCGGAGGACCGCCATGGGGTACGGGTGGTGGGAGTGAAGCTAGCCGGCGAACGGTTCCAAGCTGCCACCGACGACTCGGTGCTGACCCCGGGGAGCATGCTGATCGTGGAGGGCAGCATCGAACAGGTGCAGTTGTTCGCCGCGCTCACCTGAACGGGACGGGCCCGCCAGCCGCGGCTGCCCGGCCGGCAGAACCGGCGGTCACGCCGTCGCGAGCAGCTGGTCCACCGGGGCGTAGTCGTCCGTCAACACGAGCGCATCATCGACGAACCCCGCCAGCGCCGCACCATCCAGCACGGTCGCCCCCGGATCGACCTCACTCAGCCGTTCGCGGAGGGCAGTCAGCGGTAACGGCTCGTCAGAGGCGACGATGACGAAGTTGGAACCCTGCTCACCGGCGAGCGCGGCCTGCGGGGCGATCAGGGCCGTGTGCCGGAACTCGGCGGCGACGGTGGCCACCTCACTCCGAATGAAACGCAGCGGCGGATAGTCGATGACGTTCTGCACGTACCCACCGCCGGGGCGGATCACTCGACGGATCTCGGCGGCCATCTCCCGGGTGGCGAGATGCCACGGCACCACGAGGTGCCCGAACGCGTCCCCCACCACAAGATCACGACTCTCGGCCGACTCTGCGGCGACCAGCGTCCGGGCGTCCCCCACCACGGCGCGTAGGTCCGGCCCCTGACGCACCCCGAGCTTCTCCTCGCCCAGCTCGACCAACCCTCCGTCGATCTCGAACACCACGTTGTCCGTGCCTGGCCTTGTGGCGGTCAGGTACCGCGGCACGGTGAACCCACCCCCGCCCAGGTGCAGTGCGTCCAGCCGGCGCCCGGCCGGCGCGATGACGTCCGCGACCGCCCCGATCCATTTGGTGTACGCGTACTCCAGGTGGGTCGGGTCGGCCAGGTCCACGTACGAGTGCCGGGCCGAGTTGAGCAGCAGCGTACGCCCACTCGCCCGACCCGGGTCGACCTCGACGCGAGCGCAGTGGTAGGCCGTCTCGATGTCGCACGGA
Protein-coding regions in this window:
- a CDS encoding SDR family NAD(P)-dependent oxidoreductase, with protein sequence MGERLAVVSGGGTGIGAAIARVLAVDGFDVLVVGRREEALRATTARISWDIARPGAVRAVVADLADPEQVSRVAETVEGRAVDAVINNAGSYRGGDSGTLAGVAHQWRANLDANVLTAVLLTEALRPALRRPGGRVILVSSIAAQQGGGGPYSAAKAALHGWAYDLAAQLGPEQITVNVVSPGYVTDTEFFGGRMTPQGHARRVAATLVGRAGTPDDIAEAVRYLAGPAAGYVTGQVLGVNGGSVLGR
- a CDS encoding TrkH family potassium uptake protein; protein product: MHWLMQRPVRLVPIGFGTTILIGTLVLMLPWATGQQRHTPFVTAFFTAASAVSVTGLAVVDTPNYWNDFGLVVITVLTQVGGLGILAGATLIILVVSHRLGLRNRLLVQAETAEFGLGDVRRLLFRIAAISLAVEATIAVILTLRLWVRYDYAFGEALWAGVFHAVQAFNNGGFALYTDGLIGLSSDAWLILPMAFGALIGGLGFPALFEAIRGWRHPAGWSVATKLTLWGSATLLIAGFLALLAAEWSNPYTLGIRPWPDKLLAAFAQNAFFRTGGFNVINIEALGEEGIPVIIALMFIGGGSASTAGGIKVSTFFLLAFVIWAELRGEPDVTVRHRRVATASQRQAVTVALLGVALVVAGTVTLILLTEGVPHHFALFEVTSAFSTAGLSLGLARDLPASGQIVLIALMYIGRVGSLTLGSALALNTRRRLYRYPEEQPLVG
- a CDS encoding potassium channel family protein codes for the protein MSARRNPHSGVIVVGLGRFGSHVADTLVHLEHEVLAIDHDAERVQRWANRIDRVVQADATEEGALSQLGAADLERAVVAIGASMEASVLSVLALVELGIPQIWARATSAEHAKILASVGAHHVIFPEAETGERLAHLIVSRMLDFIEFGDDFAIAKVRTPESLTGRPLAELAPEDRHGVRVVGVKLAGERFQAATDDSVLTPGSMLIVEGSIEQVQLFAALT
- a CDS encoding fused MFS/spermidine synthase, coding for MNSASSHITVRPARLDSATGRALPRGLAAFLVFFSSGAVLVLETAALRLVGPYVGVTLQVTSSVIGIALAAIAYGAWAGGWLADRRDPRTLLAPALVLAGIATAVTLPVVRYAGEVLRGGAASAILLLVALAVFVPAMLLSAVTPMVVKLQLADLRRTGQVVGRLSSIGTLGAVTATMVTGFVLVAALPSTVILLGLAVSLGLTGLALGWWLRRTAGRQVTGPARVSAGLAALGLLGAGLTTVAPNPCDIETAYHCARVEVDPGRASGRTLLLNSARHSYVDLADPTHLEYAYTKWIGAVADVIAPAGRRLDALHLGGGGFTVPRYLTATRPGTDNVVFEIDGGLVELGEEKLGVRQGPDLRAVVGDARTLVAAESAESRDLVVGDAFGHLVVPWHLATREMAAEIRRVIRPGGGYVQNVIDYPPLRFIRSEVATVAAEFRHTALIAPQAALAGEQGSNFVIVASDEPLPLTALRERLSEVDPGATVLDGAALAGFVDDALVLTDDYAPVDQLLATA